From Ignavibacterium sp.:
GTCATCTTGTTGAGCTGGTCAAAGGACTTTCAGCAGAGTTTGAAATAAATAAAAAAGGTGCTTACAGGGTAGAAATCTATAAAGACGGTAGAGCATGGATTTTTTCAAATCATATCAGAATTGGAATTTGAAATTAATGTTGATAACGCTTCTTTGCGCCCGTAGTTCAATTGGATAGAATGTTGGATTCCGGTTCCAAAGGTTGCAGGTTCGAGTCCTGCCGGGCGTACAAATTACTTTTTGAACAATCAACACTGCTGTATTAAATTTGGCGGGTTATTTTTATCAAACTTAAAAAGGATTGAGATGTTAACTAAAAGAAAAAAACTTACAAAAAAGGAAATAAAAGAAGACAAACTTGTTGAGTTCTATTATAAAGCTCAGCATTACATTGAAGAAAACAAAAATAAAGTTTTAATGTATGCAGGTGCTCTGGCTATTTTAGTAGTAGCTGTGATTTTTTATCTGAATTTCCGAAGTTCAAAAAATGAAGAAGCCGGAACTTTATTAGCTCGTGTAATTGATTTATATGATCAGGGCTCTTATCTGGAAGCAATTGAAGGCAAACAAGGAACTAACCTTGTTGGGCTGAAGAAAATTGTGGAAGATTATGGAAGTACCGAAAATGGCGAAACGGCTAAAATATATCTCGCAAATGCCTATACTTTCCTGGGTCAATACGAAAAAGCTTTTGAGCTTTATAAGGATTATGGCGGCTCAAATGATATTTATAAAGCAGCTGCATTAGCTGGTCAGGCGGGATATTATGTAACTAAAGGAGAATACGAAAAAGCCGCTGACTTATTCAAGAAAGCTTCTAATGTCTCTGAAATCAATCCAAGTCGTCCCGATTATCTGCTAAGAGCGGGAATCAACTATATGAAAGCTGGTCAGAAGGATGAAGCAAAGGCATTGTTCCAGATAATAAAAGATGATTATAAAACATCTACAGCTTTTGCTCAGGTTGACCGTTACTTCACAGAATTGAACTAAACAGAATTTGGGCATTTTTAACAAATTTTTATATAAAACCGTGAATTTTTTCACGGTTTTTTGTTAATTTTTTAAAAATTCATTTTCTTGACTTTAGCGGGTTCTATATCTATTTTTTTCAACCATTTTTTAACAATTAATTCGGAGATTATGGCAGATACATCAGATTTCAGAAATGGTCTTATCATTAAGTTCAGAAATGAACCATATGTAATTACAGAGTTTTTACATGTTAAACCTGGTAAAGGTGGTGCATTCGTCCGTACAACTTTGAAAAATCTTAAAACCGGTAGAGTACTCGAGAATACTTTCAGAGCTGGTGAAAGCATTGAAATCATAAGAGTTGAAAGAAGAAAATTTCAATACCTCTATCGTGATGGAGATTTTCTTGTTTGTATGGACAATGAAACATTCGAAC
This genomic window contains:
- a CDS encoding tetratricopeptide repeat protein, giving the protein MLTKRKKLTKKEIKEDKLVEFYYKAQHYIEENKNKVLMYAGALAILVVAVIFYLNFRSSKNEEAGTLLARVIDLYDQGSYLEAIEGKQGTNLVGLKKIVEDYGSTENGETAKIYLANAYTFLGQYEKAFELYKDYGGSNDIYKAAALAGQAGYYVTKGEYEKAADLFKKASNVSEINPSRPDYLLRAGINYMKAGQKDEAKALFQIIKDDYKTSTAFAQVDRYFTELN